cttgagaaagtctTCCAATGTCTGAGTTCCATTCCATGTAAAACTGGGATACCAATAATAACTAGTTTATCAGGTATTTGTGACCATTAAATTAGATAAGCCATGTAAAGTGGTTAGAACAGATTTTAGGGAACACTTAGCACATAATAAGGCTTGATAcaaatttgaaattattatttttaccaaTTCTGTTGCACTGTCCATTCCTATGCTCATATCTGATATGTCTTCCATGTAAACACGCTggtattttctgtgtgtgttataCAGCAAAGCCAGGCACTACTAGGACATAgccacaaaaatgaaggaaaCCTTCAGTCTAGTGAAGTTAATAAAATTATGGATATACATTCACAGTTTTAATGAAACAACCATTCAAAATATCCTTTCTTGGAGTTTTCATTCAAAGTTCCTTTACCTAATCTGTGTGTTTGCCTCTTGatgagaagttttattttttcttcctcacCTGAATTTCatgaaaggagggagagaaagagagagagaggaggataaATTTATGTTGATAATTTGGTAACGTGCCCTATGTCCTTCATAAGGATTGGGGTAATGTgaaaaggggagaaggcaatggcaccccactccagtactcttgcctggaaaatcccatggtcggaggagcctggtagactgcagtccatggggtcgcgaagagtcagacatgactgagcaacttcacttttacttttcactttcatgcactggagaaggaaataacaacccactccagtgttcttgcctggagaatcccagggacggcagagcctggtgggctgccgtctatggggtcgcacagagtcggacatgactgaagtgacttagcagtagcagtaggaatGTGAAAAGGATTTCAGTTAACTCAAGAGAGGATTGTCAGGTATCTTGAAATGCAGGGTAGTTTTCCATCTGCTAAATGGTGTGACAGCCTCACATGAGAGTGAAGCATGGGCAGATTCCAGACTGTTGTTCTTCTTTTTAGATGAAATATTGTTTATTATTCATCACTTTAAACATGCTAAGAGTTTCAGTCAGGAAATGTTGATTTATGTATATGATGCTTTTACCAAATGTACCGCTTTGGGCTACAAACATGACCAACTGAATTTATGTTCCATGGGTCTGAATAATGGATAATTTCAAATGAGGGATTTTTGAAAATCTACTTTATAACTTTTGATATATAACTTGCTCTTAATAGAGCAAGAACTGCTGCTACTAAAGAAAAGTAGCTGAAATTATTTCTTAATCTTTTATTGTGAATAAAAGATTGCAGTCACTCTACTCTTTGGAAATTTCTTTCAATAATGccgctactactgctaagtcgcttcagtcatgtccgactctgtgcgacctcatagacggcagcccaccaggctcccccgtccctggaattctccaggcaagaacattggagtgcgtGATgcacttctccaatgcatgaaagtgaaaagtgaaagtgaattagctcagtcgtgtccgactcttcgcgatcccatggactgcagcctaccaggctcctccttccatgggattttccaggcaagagtactggagtgggttgccactgccttctaagTCCTGAATAACAGTGGGCTTTGACTTTTTTCAGTGATCTACTTGCTCTAGTAAGATCATTTAGTACTCTGAGTTTTGTTTGTGTTCTCTGATTCCATTTCTTGATTCTTGAGAGCTAGTGTTATGATGGTATGGATAACACTACAATTTTTGCACAGCAGTTTAAATGGCATGTTAATATGAACATTATCTTCAAGAGTTTAGATGAAGGACAGATgagtaaatcatttttttttttttttattgtgggaaAACTTAAACCAAGGGAAATATCTCATACCCTCAGGCTGGAAAACAAGAATTCAACCTTTCACGCTCCCTTCAATTCTTTATCAGTCTACCATCCAATCCACCTCCTCCCATTAAATTTGTCCACTGAAGAATAGAATATTAATTCTCTCCAATCTTCTATTCAGTGTCACTAagacaaaggagagagaaaaactaCCTTTTCAGTATTTAAGAATTTATTACCAAATTAAAGGGAAACATTATATACACAGAACTGTAAAAGGTTCAAAAGACATGCATAAACTGTATAGTTATAACAACTGGCATTACAATAATTCAACTCAACTCTTTTTTGATTCACAAATTTTTTTCACAGAGAAAAAATGTTCCATAAAAAGGAACTGATTTGCCCAtgatcattcatttttttttggatTACTTTGCTTTTGTCCATTATCATGCCAAAATTAATGGTTCAGATTTGACTAAGCTGAAGGAATAAATGCGCTTTTTTGCTGTTATTTACTCTGGctcttttccttctatttttcacATAAAAGACTTAGGCCACTTCTCTACAACAACATCAAACTATACATCCACTCCCTTCATTGCCTTCTTGCTGACTGGTGTCCCAGGATTAGAAGACTTCCAAATTTGGATTTCCATCCCTTTCAACTTCATGTACTTTTTGGCTGTAACAGACAATGGCCTGGTTATGGTGATGGTGATCTGTGACCGAAGCCTCCATGAACCCATGTATCTTTTCCTGGCCATGCTAGCTCTCAATGTTGTTCTACTTTGTACTATCACGGTGCCCAAAATGCTTCTTATCTTTTGGCAGGGCCCTTCCATATCAACATTCCCTGCCTGTCTCACACAGATGTTTTTCATTCATGCTCTGTTTCTTTCTGAATCTGCTGTCCTACTGGCCATGGCTTTTGACCGCTATGTGGCTATCTGTGCACCACTCCATTATACTATCCTACTTATAGGCTCTCTCATTAGAAAAATGGTCCTGGCTCTGGTGGCTCAAAGTGTGGCTGTGGTCACCCCTGGCATCCTACTCACTCTCCAACTGCACTTCTGCCAGAGCAATGTCATTCACCATACTTACTGTGAGAACATGGGCATTGCCAAATTGGCTTGCAATAGCATTGTCCCTAATAGCATTTATGGGCTCACTGATGCTCTCCTCACCACAGGACTGGACTTTTTCCTTATCTCCCTGTCCTACTGGTTAATCTTGAGAACAGTCTTCCAACTGCCTTCTAGGGAAGCCTGGACAAAGGCCTTTGGAAATTGTGGAGCCCATACGTGTGTCATCCTGATATTCTACActctggccttcttttccttctttaccCATTGCTTTGGACACCATGTACCCAGGCATGTCCTTATCCTCCTGGCAAATCTGTACTTACTGGTACCGCATACCATGAACCCCATTGTTTATGGGGTATAGACAAAAGAGATAAGGATGCAAGTGCTAGGACTCTGTGCCCAACCTAAATGATCCAAGAGTGATAAAGCAACAAGGAACAGGGGAGTCCAGGACTGAGAATCAGGGTTAAATATCAAGTCTAAATAAATCTGGACAGATTTATTCCTGCAACATCTATGCAAtgaataaagctttaaaaatttgtattctaAATGTTATCTTCCTGATATTGGGTAAAAAGGAAGCTAACAAGGAACTGCTCAAGTACCACTGAGAATTATTTCAACATACTAAGGTAATGTGCCACTGTAGTTGCATATGGCATTTAAATATCCATTTGGTAATAAACCATGCCTGTTCTACTTCAATGTGCTATATAAAGGACAATATATAAACTGTTTGTACTCAGAAACTAGTTCTGATTCCACTCTACCATAACATCTACAGGGCCCAAAATacgaaagaaagaaagtgaaaatggctcagtcatgtccgactttttgcgatcccgtggactatacagtctatggaattctccaggccagaatacttgaatgggtagcctttcccttctccagagtatcttccctacctagggattgaaaccaggtctcccacattgcaggaagattctttaccagctgagccacaagggaagacccccaaatatacaaataattgataaatatttgtgaatggataaatatctcaattaaaaataaattctagtgATTTTATTTAACAACCCCCAATATACCTTTATGTATTATGTATGACCTACAATTAAAACattcatttcctttcctctcaaaaaACTTTCCCTTAGCATCCACAAGTATGACTTTCTAATCTCTTCAGTACCTTAGTGTATTAAAGATTCTTTTTGTGACAAACAATAGAAATTATCTTTGGTTAGATAAAGGAATCAAAAAGCAGGATATTTCATGGTAACATTCTGTGGGATGTTATGACAGCCAAGGATAACTGAATTTCTATTTCTCAGGTAGGACTAAAATCAGGCTGCTATTAGACCTCACCAGCAGGAATGGATAGCTTCTTAAttgaatttgggcttccctggtaccttagctggtaaataatcctcctgcaatacaggataacccatttgattcctgggttgggaagattccctgaaggaggacatggaaacccactccagtattcttgcctggacaatccccatggacagaggagcaaagaggcctacagtccatggggttgcaagggatcggacatgactgagcaaataagcacacaTACCTGGTCTTAGTTACAATGACTGTGGGACAAAACATATGATTTCTGTATATAGGATCAATTGCTAAACCTGGATCAAACTGTTGTATTTCTTATTCTGATTTAATGGGGGTGAAATTGTGTCAGGGTAATTCTGAAAAAAAGGGAAGTATAAGTGGTCTGGATTCTGTCACTGGATTCATTTGGCGTGTTTATATTAGCACAGGCATCATCGTAGTTTAGCTCTTTCTACACTAAACATTCTATTGTATTCCATAGTACTGGGACAAACTTTATCATCTATGAACTCTCATACCATAATTATTGCAATGCAATTCCTTATCTCCCCTAAGAAATATTCACCTCTTGATTTACAAAGGAGCTAAAATACTTCTCTGGCATCAAACAGTAAAGAAGTGCATCATGAACATAACAGAAACATATACATGGTCAAGTGGTTGAAGTAATTTGACTgtcttgaaaatatttatattgttataattctttttataaatacataaatctgtTTATAGAAGCTTTTTATAAATTATCTATATAATCATGTAATTATCCATATTGTaggttttttaaaaggaaattatattttaatagttaTTCAATTGAATGATTAAATGACTAAGTGTGCTAATGAAGTATTTTACAGCAATATTTTATATAGATGAAAATGCTAAACACTTAGATAGTGAAATGGATACTGACCTCCTCTGCTCTGATTTTTTGCTTGCTATCATGTTTTGCCACAAAGTGTTTTCTGCAgcacgttgttgttcagtcactcagtcgtgtctgactctttgcaactccttgtactgcagtatgccaggtttccctgtccttcaccaccttctgaatttgctcaatctcatgtccattgagtcagtgatgccatccaaccatctcatcctctgttgtccccttctcctgccttcaatctttcccagcaccagagtcttttccaatgagtcagctctttacatcaggtggccaaagtatcggagcttcagcttcagcatcagtccttccaatgaatattcagggatgatttcctttaggatggactggttggatctccttgcagtccaagggactctcaagagtcttcccaacaccacagtttggaagcatcaattctttactactcagccttctttatggcaagaatacacagaaggactatacaataaagatcttaataacccagataaccataatggtgtgatcactcagcatAAAGATGACCAATGCATAGCACAAAGGTTAATGTttgatttaatgaaaataattgcaTTGCATTTTTGCTTAATAATAGGGGATTGGAACACAAAGATGAATTATTATTTGGCCTTCtggatatatatacattcttcagGTAGGCAGAGAAGGCTTTAGGAAGGCAAATAAATAATCATGACTTCATCAAACAACATAAAAAGCAAagccatcactttgctgataaaggttcatgagatgtgatggttggatagcatcacccattcaatggacatgaacttagatcaaccccaggagatggtgaggcacagggaggcctggtgtgctgcagttcatggggtcacaaagagtcagacaagacttagtgactgaacattaCTATATATCACAATATGAGTAAGAGTGTCTCTTAATTTATAAGTTCAAGCACAAATGAGATAGATGCTTAAATCATATTATTGTGAATTTGGGGAAGGACAAGAGGCCTTCCTCTTTCAATAACACTATCTACTTGCTGGGACTCTAGCTtttgttaacttttttaaaacaagataGTGCTTCTGTTCTCACTTCATAATACAAACTTGATATCCATTCATTTGTATATTCAATCACTCACGTCTTCAATGACTATATTTTATAGGGAGACctatcttaatctttttttttttttaatttttaaacctgaaacactgtattagttttgccaaacatcaaaatgaatccgccacaggtatacatgtgctccccatcttgaaccctcctccctcctccctccccacaccatccctctgggtcatcccagtgcaccagccccaagcatccagtatcgtgcatcgaacctggactggcaactcgtctcatacatgatattacacatgtttcaatgccattctcccaaatcttcccaccctctccctctcccacagagtccataagactgttctatacatcagtgtctcttttgctgtctcgtacacagggttattgttaccatctttctaaattccatatatatgcattagtatactgtattggtgtttttctttctggcttacttcactctgtataatgggctccagtttcatccacctcattagaactgattcaaatcttGATAATATGTGTTTTTTTAGTGTGTTTAGTAAAGGATACTTTATGAATATGTGTGTCGactgctcagtcatttctgactctttggaaccccatggactatagcctttcaggatcctctgtccatggtattttgctggcaagaatactggagtgggttgccattcccttttctaggggatcttcccaacccagggatcaaacctggatctcctgcattgaaggcagattctttaccatctgagctacaagggaagccccgttTATGAATATAAAGTACCTCTAATAATATATCTTAAGAAATATATAGAAGATAACAATTTGTAAACTCAAAAGTTGGCCTGTATATTTACAtactcatttgtatatttttgtatttgcGTGCAATGCAAAATCTAAGATTCAGtggtttaaatatatttgttagctaaaaaaatgataaaacttttcatttttcagagcAGAAGCATTAAGATAGATGTATTCAGCAAGCAgacactaaaaatatattttgaatttgaaGGTTTTATAGAATGGCTATAGttaaatgaagttgctcagtcgtgtccgactctttgtgaccctgtggactgtagcctatcgggctcctctgtacatgggattctccaggcaaggatactggagtgggttgccatttccttctccagggatcttcctgacccagggatagaaccctggtctcttgtgttgcaggtagagactttaccgtctgagccaccagggaagcccaatatacttATATGGCATACAGCAAATGATAATGTTCACATTGTCTTccaatatttatttctattaattttattttatttatttactgtaggAAATATTATCTAAATTTGATGTTCATatatcttgctttatttttacttGATATCTGAAAGTGCTGAAGGAGAAGAGTATTTAGAAGTAGAGCCAAGAAATAGGATAAGAGGGATGGGAACAGATATAACTGAATTAAAACTAGGGAACAGAAATAAGTCGTGGAAAGTCTTAGATGTCCTTCACAGGTTTGACATTTGAAATGGTAATTTTAAGTTAATAATACCTTTTTTGTCATGTGAAATGTGGGCTTATGACAGGTGAAATCTCTTtctccaagatttttttttaatccaataaaACTAGTCATTCTTTATCCAATGACTGAttcatttcttttcacttatGCACTCAATAATTATTAAGTGcataatttaaataaagataatGTTGGTTCTCACAGGTAGCAAGCTGCATGAGACACAGTTCCTAGTGTAGATAGAATAAGATTTGTGAAAACTTATTATGTATTATTAAGATCAGTATACATAAAGT
This sequence is a window from Bubalus kerabau isolate K-KA32 ecotype Philippines breed swamp buffalo chromosome 15, PCC_UOA_SB_1v2, whole genome shotgun sequence. Protein-coding genes within it:
- the LOC129629117 gene encoding olfactory receptor 52B2-like; protein product: MYFLAVTDNGLVMVMVICDRSLHEPMYLFLAMLALNVVLLCTITVPKMLLIFWQGPSISTFPACLTQMFFIHALFLSESAVLLAMAFDRYVAICAPLHYTILLIGSLIRKMVLALVAQSVAVVTPGILLTLQLHFCQSNVIHHTYCENMGIAKLACNSIVPNSIYGLTDALLTTGLDFFLISLSYWLILRTVFQLPSREAWTKAFGNCGAHTCVILIFYTLAFFSFFTHCFGHHVPRHVLILLANLYLLVPHTMNPIVYGV